In one bacterium genomic region, the following are encoded:
- a CDS encoding TIGR04255 family protein — MSKLPNAPLIEVVFELRWKISDKKDLERYQYLHGDLFALVKGNYKYREALFPAEVPIEVYANNPAYRFRVEKDSYPLIQVGPGVITVNTIDEKYNWDEYESRVMDVISKFMQVHPLDLDQTVTLTLQYFDFLQFDFKKNEVFQFLKDNLNISIQQDFYKNVLHSTNLNVGLSYETSNGALTLSFNRGNNKDGQDGIVIRTSLVGKPIKPEKNQIKKWLAESHEFCSQLFKDMTKGGLYESFKLKKV, encoded by the coding sequence ATGAGTAAACTGCCTAATGCCCCTCTTATAGAGGTTGTATTTGAACTTCGTTGGAAAATATCAGATAAGAAAGATCTGGAAAGGTATCAGTATCTACATGGGGACTTGTTTGCCCTTGTAAAGGGAAATTATAAATATCGTGAAGCATTGTTTCCAGCCGAAGTTCCAATTGAAGTTTATGCAAATAATCCAGCTTATCGTTTTAGGGTTGAAAAGGATTCGTACCCGTTAATTCAAGTTGGTCCCGGGGTAATAACCGTTAATACAATTGATGAGAAATATAATTGGGATGAATATGAAAGCAGGGTTATGGATGTTATTAGCAAATTCATGCAAGTTCATCCATTGGATTTAGATCAGACGGTAACTTTAACTCTTCAATATTTTGATTTTTTGCAATTTGATTTTAAGAAAAACGAAGTTTTTCAATTCTTGAAAGATAATCTAAACATTTCCATTCAGCAAGATTTTTACAAGAACGTTTTGCACAGTACAAATTTAAATGTCGGCCTGTCCTATGAAACATCAAATGGTGCTTTAACGTTATCATTTAATCGTGGAAACAATAAAGACGGTCAGGATGGTATCGTAATAAGGACTAGTTTGGTTGGTAAGCCAATCAAACCTGAAAAAAATCAAATAAAGAAATGGTTGGCAGAATCTCACGAATT